Proteins encoded together in one Rossellomorea sp. y25 window:
- a CDS encoding CotD family spore coat protein, with the protein MYKRPRPNQVLPAVMHPTKCCVKHTCNTYEVPHIHPTHTTNVNNVMYQHKHYFPQTQSQVDSVSHQHFNCGGGPGGPGFGPGGPGGPGFGPVGPGGPGFGPRPRPPFGPYGMGR; encoded by the coding sequence ATGTATAAAAGACCAAGACCTAATCAAGTACTTCCTGCAGTCATGCACCCGACGAAATGTTGTGTGAAGCATACATGCAATACCTATGAGGTGCCACACATTCACCCAACTCACACGACGAATGTAAATAATGTTATGTATCAACATAAACATTATTTCCCGCAAACACAATCACAAGTAGACAGTGTTTCACACCAACATTTTAATTGTGGCGGTGGACCAGGTGGACCAGGATTTGGACCAGGAGGACCAGGAGGACCAGGATTTGGACCTGTTGGCCCAGGAGGACCGGGATTCGGACCTCGTCCAAGACCACCTTTCGGACCGTATGGCATGGGACGATAA
- a CDS encoding YppE family protein → MKELKQVTGELIVLVEQMLKEYKGRRESGEKGDFYTEVKPFADKVKAENDAWKELSLIWIKEQRPKHLHFPQILNTFDNIEMLSVHCFFPESSYNRFISHYQSVSYVLQTQLDELNEK, encoded by the coding sequence TTGAAAGAATTGAAGCAAGTCACAGGGGAATTGATCGTCCTTGTTGAGCAGATGTTGAAAGAATATAAAGGCAGGCGTGAGTCAGGTGAAAAAGGAGACTTTTACACCGAAGTGAAACCTTTTGCCGATAAAGTAAAGGCGGAGAATGATGCGTGGAAGGAATTGTCCTTGATTTGGATCAAGGAACAAAGGCCAAAACACCTTCATTTCCCTCAAATTTTAAACACGTTCGATAATATTGAAATGCTGTCGGTTCACTGTTTCTTTCCAGAGTCCAGTTACAACCGGTTTATCAGTCATTACCAATCTGTCTCGTATGTACTGCAAACCCAGTTGGATGAATTGAATGAAAAATAA
- a CDS encoding DEAD/DEAH box helicase, which produces MFKKNNLEQLIEHFKKDDDFNKQIVHWHTIEEKSAQLVDLPYEINEKIKKALQKRGIENLYTHQHSAFQLAMEGKSFTAVTPTASGKTLCYNLPVLQSIMDNPDARALYIFPTKALAQDQKAELNEIISEAEASINSYTYDGDTSANIRQKVRKAGHIVITNPDMLHSAILPHHTKWVSLFENLKYVIIDELHIYRGVFGSHVSNVIRRLKRICEFYGASPIFICTSATIANPKELSENLTGTEMNLIDNNGAPSARKHFVFYNPPIVNKPLNIRRSATLEVRRIAGELLKNKVQTIIFARSRVRVEIILTYLQELVKSQLGAKSIRGYRGGYLPTQRREIEKGLRSGEIYGVVSTNALELGVDIGQLQVCIMTGYPGTIASAWQQAGRAGRRHGESLVIMVASSSPLDQFIIEHPDYFFEQTPETARINPDNLIILIDHIKCAAYELPFKEGEQFGKHDIEDILEFLVEERVVHKNGEKWYWMNDVFPAHNISLRSASQENVIIIDQTDTSAVKVIGEMDRFSAMTLLHDEAIYLHQGVQFQVEELDWDEKKAYVREVDVDYFTDANLAVQLRVLETDKLRTSEMYDVAYGDVTVQAMATIFKKIKFDTHENIGSGPIHLPEEELHTSSSWISLKDDASFSQERLEEGLIGAAQSLKSIIPLFVMCDPSDIFVVPQIKAAHNEQPTIFIYDRYPGGIGLSEKVYEQMERILLETSNMIERCPCQTGCPSCIGTDHSLDTAKLDALKLLHLFLQ; this is translated from the coding sequence GTGTTTAAGAAAAACAACCTTGAACAGTTGATCGAACATTTTAAAAAAGACGATGATTTTAATAAGCAGATAGTTCACTGGCATACTATAGAGGAAAAATCAGCTCAATTGGTCGATCTGCCATATGAGATAAATGAAAAAATAAAAAAAGCATTGCAAAAAAGAGGAATTGAAAATCTTTATACCCATCAACATTCCGCTTTTCAGCTGGCAATGGAAGGAAAAAGCTTTACTGCGGTGACTCCTACAGCCTCGGGGAAGACCCTTTGTTATAATCTTCCTGTATTACAATCGATTATGGACAACCCAGATGCACGAGCGTTATATATTTTTCCTACTAAAGCACTGGCACAAGATCAGAAAGCTGAGTTGAACGAAATCATTTCAGAGGCAGAAGCTTCTATAAATAGCTATACATATGACGGTGATACCTCTGCTAATATACGCCAAAAGGTTAGGAAAGCAGGGCATATTGTCATAACGAATCCCGATATGCTCCACTCAGCGATTCTTCCTCATCACACAAAGTGGGTTTCTCTTTTTGAGAATCTAAAGTACGTTATTATCGATGAACTTCATATATATAGGGGGGTTTTTGGTTCCCATGTAAGCAATGTGATCAGGAGATTAAAACGAATTTGCGAGTTTTATGGAGCTTCTCCCATATTCATCTGTACTTCGGCAACGATTGCAAATCCTAAAGAGCTGTCAGAGAACTTGACCGGTACAGAAATGAATTTGATTGATAATAACGGTGCACCCAGTGCCAGAAAGCATTTCGTTTTCTACAATCCCCCTATTGTAAATAAACCGTTGAATATACGCAGGAGTGCGACACTGGAGGTAAGGAGAATTGCTGGTGAGCTATTGAAGAATAAGGTGCAAACCATCATATTCGCCAGAAGCAGGGTGAGAGTGGAAATTATCCTTACCTACTTACAAGAATTAGTGAAGAGCCAATTAGGAGCGAAATCAATCAGAGGGTACCGGGGAGGATATCTTCCAACTCAACGCCGGGAAATTGAAAAAGGCTTACGATCTGGTGAAATCTACGGAGTTGTTAGTACGAACGCTCTTGAATTAGGGGTCGATATCGGACAATTACAAGTATGCATCATGACCGGCTATCCAGGAACGATCGCAAGTGCTTGGCAGCAAGCGGGAAGAGCAGGGAGAAGACATGGGGAATCTCTGGTGATCATGGTAGCAAGCTCAAGCCCATTAGATCAATTCATAATTGAGCATCCGGATTACTTTTTCGAGCAAACGCCTGAAACTGCGAGAATCAACCCGGATAATTTGATTATTCTCATTGATCATATTAAGTGTGCTGCCTATGAGCTTCCCTTTAAAGAAGGTGAACAATTTGGTAAGCACGACATAGAAGATATTTTAGAATTTTTAGTAGAAGAGCGGGTGGTTCATAAGAATGGTGAAAAATGGTATTGGATGAATGATGTATTTCCTGCCCATAACATCAGCCTCCGCTCAGCTTCCCAGGAAAATGTCATCATAATTGATCAAACCGACACCTCAGCCGTTAAAGTAATAGGGGAGATGGACCGTTTCTCCGCCATGACCTTATTGCACGATGAAGCGATTTATTTACATCAAGGGGTTCAATTCCAAGTAGAAGAACTTGATTGGGATGAAAAGAAAGCGTATGTAAGGGAAGTTGATGTGGATTATTTCACAGATGCCAATCTAGCTGTACAATTGAGAGTACTGGAAACAGACAAGCTTCGAACGTCAGAAATGTATGATGTAGCATATGGGGACGTAACTGTTCAAGCAATGGCAACGATTTTCAAGAAAATCAAATTTGATACGCACGAAAATATTGGATCAGGGCCTATCCATCTGCCTGAAGAGGAACTGCATACGAGTTCCAGCTGGATTTCATTAAAAGATGATGCTTCATTTAGTCAGGAGCGTCTGGAAGAAGGACTTATCGGGGCAGCTCAAAGCTTGAAATCGATTATTCCATTATTTGTTATGTGTGATCCAAGCGATATTTTCGTAGTCCCTCAAATAAAGGCTGCACATAATGAACAGCCTACGATCTTTATTTACGATCGGTACCCCGGGGGAATCGGGTTAAGTGAAAAGGTGTATGAACAGATGGAGAGAATCCTCCTTGAGACATCTAACATGATCGAGAGATGTCCGTGTCAAACTGGCTGTCCTTCGTGTATTGGAACGGATCATTCACTGGACACGGCCAAATTGGATGCATTAAAGCTTCTTCATCTTTTCCTTCAATAA
- the yppF gene encoding YppF family protein has translation MNLSELLKRYESSKHYQATDQQELLTMAKKLYISNEISLHHYKELSKQINTIEEKAIPTP, from the coding sequence ATGAACCTGAGTGAACTGCTGAAGAGATATGAAAGTAGTAAACATTATCAAGCAACGGATCAACAAGAACTTCTTACAATGGCCAAAAAACTTTATATTTCTAATGAGATTTCATTGCATCATTATAAAGAGCTGTCGAAGCAGATCAATACAATAGAAGAAAAAGCAATTCCAACACCATAA
- a CDS encoding YppG family protein, with product MNSFLHSRQMRNYHPSYHSQSTYMGPVMNFQGQGVRPPEYGSFQPNYYPQPEAQYPASGFHMNQYQQINQQQMNPYFENPLQQKEYNPYQMKAMEQQAYANPYPKASFMAKPQSGGVSSIMNSFKSQDGSLDFNKMMNTTGQMMGAINQVSSLVKGLGGIFKL from the coding sequence ATGAATTCTTTCCTTCATTCGAGACAGATGCGTAACTATCATCCAAGTTATCATTCGCAATCAACGTATATGGGACCAGTGATGAACTTTCAAGGACAGGGTGTGCGACCTCCAGAATATGGATCTTTCCAACCTAATTATTATCCTCAACCAGAAGCCCAATACCCTGCATCGGGGTTTCATATGAACCAATATCAACAGATAAACCAGCAGCAAATGAATCCATATTTTGAAAATCCTCTACAGCAGAAAGAATACAATCCGTACCAAATGAAAGCAATGGAGCAACAGGCTTATGCTAATCCATATCCGAAAGCCTCGTTCATGGCTAAACCTCAGTCTGGAGGAGTAAGTTCGATCATGAATTCATTCAAGTCACAGGATGGATCTTTAGATTTCAATAAAATGATGAATACGACAGGACAAATGATGGGGGCAATTAATCAAGTTTCCTCTCTCGTAAAAGGCTTGGGTGGGATATTTAAACTATAG
- a CDS encoding DUF1273 domain-containing protein, with protein MSNVACITGYKSFELGIFKQDDKAVYYIKQALKKELVSLLNEELEWILISGQLGVELWGAEVVFELQEDYPDLKLAILTPFLSQEENWNDQNKEYYELILSQADFVESISKEPYKSPQQFRNKNQLFLQKSQTLVILYDEEKEGSPKYFYQEAKKKKESDPSFEIRAITFHDLQWVVEEEQWKNE; from the coding sequence TTGAGTAATGTTGCATGCATAACCGGATATAAATCCTTTGAGTTAGGAATTTTCAAGCAGGATGACAAAGCGGTTTACTACATAAAGCAAGCTCTAAAGAAAGAATTAGTATCTCTATTGAATGAAGAATTAGAATGGATACTCATTAGTGGGCAGCTTGGCGTTGAACTTTGGGGGGCAGAAGTGGTGTTTGAACTTCAAGAAGATTATCCTGATCTTAAACTGGCTATACTGACTCCTTTTTTATCTCAAGAGGAAAACTGGAACGACCAGAATAAAGAATACTATGAACTCATCCTTTCTCAAGCGGATTTTGTCGAATCAATCTCGAAAGAACCCTATAAAAGTCCTCAGCAGTTTCGAAACAAAAATCAATTATTCTTGCAAAAAAGCCAAACGTTGGTGATACTGTATGATGAAGAAAAAGAAGGATCACCTAAGTACTTCTATCAAGAAGCGAAGAAAAAGAAAGAGTCCGATCCATCTTTTGAAATTAGGGCGATTACATTCCATGATCTGCAATGGGTCGTCGAAGAAGAGCAGTGGAAGAATGAGTAG
- a CDS encoding Hsp20/alpha crystallin family protein, with amino-acid sequence MSNEKKGFGDLMHSMNEFFHERPMKGMLQSIDEFFTSSSNPFGSFPVELTETDNYFIVTAQLPGIKKEQIQLDVFPQYITISVTNKEEFSEENDQNQMVRRKQSMKKSSRTIPFPRVVNEKNVKASHKDGLLTVRVDKVSGKRIPIE; translated from the coding sequence ATGTCGAACGAGAAAAAAGGTTTTGGTGACCTGATGCATTCCATGAACGAGTTTTTTCATGAAAGACCTATGAAAGGAATGCTTCAAAGCATTGATGAATTTTTCACATCATCATCTAACCCATTTGGTTCTTTCCCGGTCGAATTAACCGAAACAGATAATTATTTTATCGTGACTGCACAGCTTCCAGGTATTAAGAAAGAGCAGATTCAACTTGATGTGTTCCCTCAGTACATTACGATTTCTGTAACCAATAAAGAAGAGTTCTCCGAGGAAAATGACCAAAATCAAATGGTAAGAAGAAAGCAATCCATGAAAAAAAGCAGCAGGACCATTCCCTTTCCAAGGGTAGTTAATGAAAAGAATGTGAAAGCTTCTCATAAAGACGGATTGCTGACTGTCAGGGTTGACAAAGTATCCGGTAAACGAATACCTATAGAATAA
- a CDS encoding PBP1A family penicillin-binding protein — MAGQYKSREEKRLAQKKSKSTKSKKKGSMVKRVIISLFIIGIIGMLAGAGLFAYYASSAPKLDEKLLKDPIASEIYDMNGELITTVGKEKREYANFDDIPQVMQDAVLATEDNRFYKHNGIDLIRLGGAVIANVTGGFGSEGASTITQQVIKGSFLSPEKTLKRKAQEAWLALKLEQEYTKEEIFEMYFNKVYMSAGINGMATAADYYYGKDIKDIKLHEAALIAGLPQSPNNYNPFKYPEKAEKRRNIVLSLMEQHGKITEKEKKEAQALPITEGLVSAEEVEKKNGNKYPAFVDAVIDEVEKMGDYNLFSDGLKVYTTVDPNAQKRLEEILAGENTSFSYPENSEEPMQAGVTLMDTKTGEIRAIGGGREQDPNVQRGFNFAIDTKRQPGSTIKPLIDYAPAIEHLKWSTYHILKDEPYKYSDGTELNNYDGQFKGPITIREGLWDSRNITALKAFQEVGPEKAEEFVNGLGLKFDHYYESASIGGVSPGVNSVQMAGAYAAFGNEGIYNKPHTVTKVVLRDGETEIENDNKPKPAMKEYTAYMISDMLQSVIDHPRGTGLYAKVPGLPMAGKSGTTNYSQEEREKYGIAKTDAPDSWFVGYTTNYTAAVWTGYKTRSIPLSPTDRRVSQYIVSDLMSYVHEGVDTPDFKKPDSVVESKVELGSNPARLPSKYTPDDRVITELFVRGTEPSKVSQEFDKIDAPSNLKGKFNKKDQTITLAWDYGKEKDVQFEVAVSINGEAKQVLTTTDKKGLNVENIQSQGTFTFEVVAISGDQRSNPATVNVEVKATDGEEEENQDENNDENQDNNNGNNNGNGNGQGNGQGNGQGNGNEEGSGDGEDTGDEDGTTPPPEGDGTGDGGTDDGTGDGTGTGGGTGDGTGDGSGTGAGSTDGAPATQSESRRDQE; from the coding sequence ATGGCTGGTCAATATAAGTCAAGGGAAGAAAAACGCCTGGCCCAAAAAAAGTCGAAATCCACAAAGAGCAAGAAGAAGGGCTCTATGGTTAAACGCGTCATTATATCATTATTTATCATTGGTATTATTGGGATGCTTGCTGGTGCAGGATTATTTGCATATTATGCGTCTAGTGCACCTAAGCTTGATGAAAAATTACTCAAGGATCCGATTGCATCAGAAATTTATGATATGAACGGAGAATTGATTACAACTGTAGGAAAAGAAAAACGGGAGTATGCAAACTTTGATGACATCCCTCAGGTGATGCAAGATGCGGTACTGGCTACAGAAGACAATCGTTTCTATAAACATAACGGAATTGACTTGATTCGTTTAGGGGGCGCCGTCATTGCCAATGTAACAGGCGGTTTCGGTTCAGAAGGTGCTTCAACGATTACCCAGCAAGTAATCAAGGGTTCTTTTTTAAGCCCTGAGAAAACATTAAAAAGGAAAGCTCAAGAAGCATGGTTGGCTCTTAAGCTTGAGCAGGAATATACAAAAGAAGAAATCTTTGAAATGTATTTTAATAAAGTGTATATGTCCGCTGGAATAAATGGTATGGCTACTGCTGCAGACTATTACTACGGTAAAGACATCAAAGACATCAAGCTTCATGAAGCGGCTTTAATTGCTGGACTGCCTCAAAGTCCAAACAATTATAACCCTTTTAAATACCCTGAAAAAGCTGAAAAACGACGTAATATCGTTCTGTCCTTAATGGAACAGCACGGTAAAATCACTGAAAAAGAAAAAAAGGAAGCTCAAGCTCTTCCTATCACAGAAGGATTGGTTTCAGCTGAAGAGGTCGAAAAGAAAAACGGAAACAAATATCCCGCCTTTGTAGATGCCGTAATTGATGAAGTAGAAAAAATGGGTGACTATAACCTGTTTTCAGACGGTTTAAAGGTTTATACAACCGTTGACCCGAATGCTCAAAAACGCTTGGAAGAAATTTTAGCAGGTGAAAATACCAGCTTCAGTTATCCAGAGAATTCTGAAGAGCCTATGCAGGCGGGTGTAACACTTATGGATACGAAAACTGGAGAAATCAGGGCAATTGGCGGCGGCAGAGAACAGGATCCAAACGTTCAGCGTGGATTTAACTTTGCAATCGACACAAAACGTCAGCCCGGATCTACTATTAAGCCTTTAATAGACTATGCTCCTGCCATTGAGCATTTAAAATGGTCGACCTATCATATTTTAAAAGATGAGCCTTATAAATATTCAGATGGAACGGAACTCAATAACTATGACGGTCAATTTAAAGGGCCTATCACCATACGCGAAGGTCTATGGGATTCCCGAAATATAACTGCTTTAAAAGCTTTTCAGGAAGTTGGTCCAGAGAAAGCAGAAGAATTTGTGAATGGTCTAGGATTAAAATTCGATCATTATTATGAATCTGCTTCAATCGGTGGAGTTTCTCCTGGGGTAAACTCCGTACAAATGGCAGGTGCTTATGCCGCATTTGGTAATGAAGGAATATACAACAAGCCTCATACGGTTACAAAAGTAGTGTTACGTGATGGTGAAACAGAGATTGAAAATGATAATAAACCAAAGCCTGCGATGAAGGAATATACAGCCTATATGATTTCTGATATGCTGCAGAGCGTTATTGATCATCCAAGAGGTACAGGGCTTTATGCCAAGGTGCCAGGATTACCGATGGCAGGGAAATCAGGTACGACGAACTATTCTCAAGAAGAACGTGAGAAATACGGAATTGCTAAGACAGACGCACCTGATTCGTGGTTTGTAGGCTATACCACAAACTATACAGCGGCTGTTTGGACTGGGTATAAGACTCGCTCCATTCCACTATCACCTACAGATAGAAGAGTTTCACAATACATCGTCAGTGACTTGATGAGCTATGTTCACGAGGGTGTCGACACACCTGACTTTAAAAAGCCAGACAGCGTAGTTGAATCCAAAGTTGAACTAGGAAGCAATCCGGCAAGACTACCAAGTAAATACACGCCAGATGACCGAGTAATCACTGAACTATTCGTCCGTGGAACAGAACCTTCTAAGGTTTCACAAGAATTCGACAAGATTGATGCACCATCAAATCTGAAAGGTAAATTCAATAAGAAGGATCAAACCATCACTCTTGCCTGGGATTATGGTAAAGAGAAAGACGTTCAATTCGAAGTGGCAGTTTCAATAAATGGTGAAGCGAAACAAGTATTAACAACAACTGATAAGAAAGGATTAAATGTCGAAAACATTCAATCCCAAGGAACCTTCACCTTTGAAGTTGTAGCAATATCAGGAGATCAACGCAGTAACCCTGCAACGGTTAATGTTGAGGTCAAGGCTACTGATGGTGAAGAAGAAGAAAACCAAGATGAAAACAACGATGAAAATCAAGATAACAATAATGGAAATAACAATGGTAATGGAAACGGCCAAGGAAACGGCCAAGGAAATGGCCAAGGAAATGGGAATGAAGAAGGTTCAGGTGATGGTGAAGACACAGGTGACGAGGATGGCACTACTCCACCACCTGAAGGAGATGGGACTGGTGACGGAGGTACAGATGACGGCACTGGTGATGGCACTGGAACCGGAGGCGGGACTGGTGACGGCACTGGCGACGGCTCAGGTACTGGAGCTGGCTCCACGGATGGTGCACCTGCTACCCAATCAGAATCCAGAAGAGATCAAGAATAA
- the recU gene encoding Holliday junction resolvase RecU: MKFHYPNGKKYVEAPLPSKKAKAKPKQLSYSNRGMTLEEDINETNQYYLTFHKAVIHKKPTPVQIVDVHYPSRSAAVIKEAYFKQPSTTDYNGVYNGRYIDFEAKETKNKTSFPLQNFHEHQIQHMENVHNQDGITFVLVRFSASEEVFLLPYKALRNYWDRMINGGRKSIKREELEEKGVIIPLGLHPRVDYLKIVHQLYF, translated from the coding sequence ATGAAATTCCATTATCCTAATGGTAAGAAATATGTGGAAGCGCCATTACCCTCAAAAAAAGCGAAGGCCAAACCGAAACAACTATCTTATAGCAACAGAGGTATGACCCTTGAAGAAGACATTAATGAAACGAACCAATATTATTTAACGTTCCATAAAGCAGTCATTCACAAAAAACCGACTCCCGTTCAAATAGTGGATGTACATTATCCATCCAGAAGTGCCGCCGTCATTAAGGAAGCATACTTTAAGCAGCCCTCCACGACGGATTATAATGGTGTGTACAACGGAAGATATATCGACTTTGAAGCGAAAGAAACAAAGAATAAAACGTCCTTTCCACTTCAAAATTTTCACGAGCATCAAATTCAGCATATGGAAAACGTCCATAATCAAGACGGTATTACCTTTGTACTAGTAAGGTTTTCTGCTTCCGAAGAAGTCTTCTTACTTCCCTACAAAGCTCTAAGGAACTATTGGGACCGCATGATAAATGGAGGAAGAAAATCAATCAAACGGGAAGAGCTAGAGGAAAAAGGAGTCATCATTCCTTTAGGACTGCATCCCAGGGTCGATTATTTAAAAATAGTCCATCAGTTATATTTTTAG
- a CDS encoding DUF2515 family protein, with the protein MDEMSNTYRFLPYIPEPKRTIEWIHEINHLVNLHNQDNITRTMAYQKFFLLHPEIKWSFLASMVSRNAGWNMTDLKGDIFTRLLHRATRDDLFMTYERANWSIFQDAFPQLLLYHYSTRYKKKMFHLFKEFHISSFMEEEWNRYWDERNDQRLVHSLIINEQHLIQEPVIEHEVYKKRVFGSFLFFIEDHLHFSSVLFPTLEGELLGASVHGFRKIENRILLGKQLFMILFHPDYHSSFLNFALQVEHTGSRNDYEQFCKGVLQTSTPMLHEVYDDVPHHWKSHTDWSIKEKINKDWYKEKELPNGIELTKWFFHKQRQLEKMAKVKEALKKIWKRNRKKKRPTP; encoded by the coding sequence ATGGATGAAATGAGCAATACTTATCGCTTTTTACCCTATATACCTGAACCTAAACGTACAATCGAGTGGATTCATGAAATCAACCATCTAGTGAATCTGCATAATCAAGATAATATAACAAGAACGATGGCTTATCAAAAATTTTTCCTTCTTCATCCTGAAATAAAATGGTCTTTCCTGGCTTCGATGGTATCAAGAAATGCCGGCTGGAATATGACCGATCTTAAAGGTGATATTTTCACGCGGCTTTTACACCGGGCTACCCGTGATGATCTATTCATGACGTATGAAAGAGCGAACTGGAGCATTTTTCAGGATGCCTTCCCACAACTTCTTCTCTATCATTATTCGACGAGGTATAAGAAGAAAATGTTTCATTTGTTTAAAGAATTTCATATTTCAAGCTTCATGGAAGAAGAATGGAATCGTTACTGGGATGAGAGAAATGACCAAAGATTAGTTCATTCTCTAATTATAAATGAGCAACACCTCATTCAAGAACCAGTCATTGAACATGAGGTTTATAAAAAGAGGGTGTTTGGCTCCTTTCTATTCTTTATAGAAGATCATCTTCATTTCAGCTCCGTTCTATTTCCAACATTAGAGGGTGAGCTTTTAGGTGCGAGTGTCCATGGCTTTAGAAAAATCGAAAACAGAATACTGTTAGGAAAACAATTATTTATGATTTTATTTCATCCTGATTACCATTCATCCTTTCTGAACTTTGCTTTACAAGTAGAGCATACAGGGTCTAGAAACGACTACGAACAGTTCTGTAAAGGAGTCCTCCAAACGAGTACACCCATGCTCCATGAAGTTTATGACGATGTTCCACATCATTGGAAGTCTCATACGGACTGGTCGATTAAAGAGAAAATTAATAAGGATTGGTATAAAGAAAAGGAACTCCCTAATGGAATCGAATTAACAAAATGGTTTTTTCATAAGCAAAGGCAGCTAGAGAAGATGGCGAAAGTAAAAGAGGCGTTAAAAAAGATCTGGAAGAGGAATAGAAAGAAGAAGAGACCAACACCCTAA
- a CDS encoding ribonuclease H-like domain-containing protein: protein MSLKNKLSRMKKHIIREDEAEEKKVQHLVIEQEARDFPFIDLWKQNGTAAYYIDGDFCLVREKRYSIDHQHGDYTFKDFIRAVDAWQDFTGEHPLSSKGLNHEEMFFFDTETTGLGGGVGNTIFLLGHGKVTETEVIVTQHFLPQPGSEIPLYHSFLSNVDYNTLVTYNGKAFDWPQVKTRHTLIKDHVPKLPAFGHFDLYHGSRRLFKHKMESVKLINVERKILGFNRVDDVPGYLAPMIYFDYIERKDPEGIFKVMTHNELDILSLITLYTHLTFQLLNVHKQSTGHERFEVGRWLEYTGNREMAKERYQEIINENDGPNYEAMHHLALQFKKEREESRAIELWEEMWKEAPISIRKVVLLELAKVYEHKTKNLKLALDRCEQLETLMYETKEWNSEKHETFIGKLHHRMSRLTRKINKKSDLPT, encoded by the coding sequence TTGTCTCTTAAAAATAAATTATCAAGAATGAAAAAACATATTATTAGAGAAGACGAGGCTGAAGAGAAGAAAGTTCAGCATTTGGTAATAGAGCAGGAAGCGAGAGATTTCCCATTTATTGATTTATGGAAACAAAATGGTACGGCTGCCTACTATATAGACGGTGATTTTTGTCTGGTCAGGGAGAAACGATATTCAATCGATCATCAGCATGGGGATTACACATTTAAGGATTTTATTAGAGCGGTGGATGCTTGGCAAGACTTTACCGGTGAGCATCCATTGTCTTCTAAAGGTCTTAATCATGAAGAAATGTTTTTCTTCGATACGGAAACGACCGGTTTAGGTGGAGGGGTAGGAAATACGATCTTTTTATTAGGGCATGGGAAAGTGACAGAAACAGAAGTGATCGTTACCCAGCACTTTTTGCCGCAGCCGGGAAGTGAAATACCTCTCTATCACAGTTTTTTAAGTAATGTGGATTATAACACGCTTGTGACGTATAACGGTAAAGCGTTTGATTGGCCTCAAGTAAAGACAAGGCATACCCTCATTAAAGACCATGTACCCAAATTACCTGCATTCGGACATTTTGATCTTTACCATGGATCCAGAAGACTTTTTAAGCACAAGATGGAATCCGTTAAGTTAATTAACGTTGAGCGTAAGATTCTTGGATTTAATAGAGTTGATGATGTTCCGGGTTATTTAGCACCTATGATCTATTTCGATTATATAGAGCGTAAAGATCCAGAAGGTATTTTTAAGGTTATGACCCATAATGAGCTGGATATTTTGTCGTTGATCACTCTTTATACGCATTTAACTTTTCAATTATTGAATGTCCATAAGCAATCAACTGGACATGAGCGGTTCGAAGTCGGCAGGTGGCTTGAATACACGGGAAACAGAGAGATGGCAAAAGAACGTTACCAAGAGATAATAAATGAGAATGATGGTCCGAATTATGAAGCAATGCACCATCTCGCCCTTCAATTCAAAAAAGAGAGAGAAGAGAGTAGGGCGATTGAGTTATGGGAAGAAATGTGGAAAGAAGCCCCTATTTCGATTAGAAAAGTCGTATTACTGGAACTGGCTAAAGTATATGAACACAAAACAAAGAATTTAAAGCTTGCGTTGGATAGATGTGAACAGCTTGAAACCTTGATGTATGAAACCAAAGAGTGGAACAGCGAAAAACACGAAACCTTTATAGGGAAACTTCACCATCGAATGAGCCGATTGACCAGAAAAATAAATAAGAAATCAGACCTTCCAACCTAG